In a single window of the Oscarella lobularis chromosome 4, ooOscLobu1.1, whole genome shotgun sequence genome:
- the LOC136185699 gene encoding leucine-rich repeat serine/threonine-protein kinase 1-like isoform X2: MNDRIYEEREEELHVAWLNGNLANLFAVGSGTDPAPRVSVITLQNATRFLTIAARNGHHGVLRFLLEGGAHHDAEFGPSALNEACRNGHKECVEALVSHGAEPSGDALQAAISNGHVDVAQYLAGRGARLVAGEEEAVLCTAASHDDLAMVRFIISRLGVSPVGKATGHDPLTAACLYNRPKVALYLMSKGARVTRHFLSSETNSFSGVIADALLETVKLSGDCLVAVWRRLHLGWINFNWFFHPSVPSAYFVEIDLSDNRLDSIPGELLSGGLPMLQRLNLSHNRLKEFPKQKRCISMTPNEPSPSLCGEVDAESDSSYSQEPPLLAMRLTDLDVSFNNLINVPGYLFHFPELVNLNLSRNRLATLEPAAPSTRNEVLSILSIDSSDKSFLESDPSSLEQTPQPPSPSIVVNADVHGPAELPSPEEERTAAAAAAKREVDSANPADSTSVPTSASLPYRWLCLRLQKIDVSHNFLTALPNDVCQLRALRKFRVNHNHLRSIPPVWRTCRKLIEFKASVNFLQTTPDFLIGICPSWRHTVKSVDLSNNKLTDFPSELCLLEALELLDLSGNYLTSLPNTIKWTAPYMSCLRLAHNFFGSPTPILGKEDENGDVSGESDENDDEDDDDDDDDDDDFTRSLDFPKGMSLGHSMMPSQRRQTSFERERSPRFGRRRASSESSSGVAAARARIKIQSLHEFVATSTSPSSTLRRKKEEEKKKKAEKGEKAKPFFRAELDLDIGEKEKSFYLPSTLSGLKTLDISYNRFADFPLCVCHLPVLEQLDLSGNSAIRRLPLELSWNSNLWWVLVNDLNVNFPPELIETSHGRDVRLAAKKTLKYLSKELRHEQTDYFVKVVVVGNKGCGKTSVVDAFCSPRASVAQPVAPSQPGAKFHSLTIYRRGEIRSQKDTDEKLECLVCDVTDRNVYNAVKSTFFSSRTVHVIVWDMRTGDQGFGSIQDWIQEIPIPRQHSEPLSPVYIVGTHDDALTREQRLRLRQGIDHGIVPLYRRQICSENVVFMSCLSRQMWRTAEKLRSLIYEIGRRRCSQLPQVPRAYIQLRRTFKVRCATLAVRKERPFMIRTSAVCGVIESLPASELKWVREIPRAIEYLQSCVVLVHFNDSLDDLNAYCLVDVERLCSKIGDLLTSVVADVDHRNAGILRFDSVSERLCDDHLDSEGILTFLRFLEKMGIVYPTGFKSYLLPSILPDVKPRIGPDAYYRNVNEPTSTTSSLPRWRTDSVEAQPAHLQRFSTVERVYVLPSMPSDFFSHLVARIKSSYRRWKLSHLENDDASTIRRDRRRSTRARSYLGAFHDRLFLQEQNEYDYDDGGGGGDDDDDMKCWKHGLAAFHDAGYFRVERVIGFHGYGRHVDLDAVHITVFQDFSALCYVIDQIETLIRDWFPQFSAACEIGNSASLKRLVVNPLCSNDLTPISVVNSKRAQRRVSSTNFSDADPLLKSSFFTVEQCCLAWLNDDSIACPKTGKHLALKTLIPDVLLMDVPGRFVVSGAELDFEPTAETCIGYGGEGDVFRNAFRGQTIAVKVYRTVSGGGGGGQKTTSPFSTRVVMSGSSDFFLRSGDATTARVNLFQMSSADVDVDDDAAAAVAQFSRLHESANELAARRSRLSIQPPPIDKMDGTLKRAMRGSAVADAFWQLRREVTVLRQLRHPCVVPLIGLCVRPLCLLLEWAPLGSLSVVLRRFSPPSGVPVVTSEGVLGRVLTYKIAYQVAHALQHLHRHRVVYLDLKAANVLLYTFDVDALVNVKITDYGIAQLMVPGGIKGTVGTPGFQAPEIIIQTKSSTVFDQKVDVFSYAMFVSELLVGRRPWANTHYSALELPEKIARGERPPLPDDDSFNQLVSLVKLAWEQEGRRRPAAAKIVAKMKDPAFVMQHRRLAVPRLDGNVAVCAVVAVPPSTIEDAFDPKENERFLDKRSTNDGGGGTKNGDEGVLNGYGENRVDSVLWVITGKDDNRRLSVVDANTGKFYAKDSSFVGKEVVALTAVGGCQVWIGFAEAELWVYSSSMVGSLYATWEFLWKNRLDSSVKTILSQTWEQTGASSSDSSWQERVLVACGDGTLAVFYGSDTKSRKSSVAASATRDFDFAHADRSDSMTQRKRVRQGLTESWVKARRREAREAKNLPLIEDKHFSWERVNLRVVRSEEDSVTCMTTTANGDIWCGAGWTMCVLATDVDQISKLACVARIPARGFIGQLVCLSEHVWAVDKQQPLLWAYNVSTHELKCVVDCSRMAADDVFPAAAPCIIQVEETSSHGRGGDGEESGQRASTLPRFTQREAALTTESTAKATTPRREQGSSALDALHAVASGADVISLNDSILNDEVERRRRRLDDAAVSDPNIQSIVVVRDTIWIGRRGGDILILDGNVDVPRVLTCLVPERTSLLYGCPVQSLTVLSTGLVVACREARDEERYSRDSLPSRIFDDYYCVESSWSDLDKDVSLDVWLAWGAKELAWLRGMQRQLDDNEDVA, encoded by the exons ATGAACGACCGAATTTACGAAG AGCGCGAAGAGGAGCTCCACGTCGCCTGGCTGAACGGCAATCTCGCCAATCTGTTCGCCGTCGGCAGCGGCACCGATCCAGCGCCGCGCGTCAGCGTTATAACGCTCCAAAATGCGACTCGCTTCCTAACGATCGCCGCGCGCAACGGTCACCACGGCGTCCTGCGCTTTCTCCTCGAAGGCGGCGCGCATCACGACGCCGAATTCGGGCCAAGCGCGCTGAACGAGGCGTGTCGCAACGGGCACAAGGAGTGCGTCGAAGCGCTCGTTTCCCACGGCGCTGAACCGAGCGGCGACGCGCTTCAGGCGGCAATCAGTAACGGCCACGTCGACGTAGCGCAATATCTCGCCGGTCGCGGCGCgcgactcgtcgccggcgaagAGGAGGCCGTTCTGTGTACGGCGGCGAGTCACGACGATCTCGCCATGGTTCGATTCATTATTTCGCGTCTCGGCGTGTCGCCCGTTGGAAAGGCGACGGGACACGATCCGCTCACCGCCGCCTGTCTATACAATCGGCCCAAAGTCGCTCTCTATCTCATGTCGAAGGGCGCGCGTGTCACGCGCCATTTTCTCTCGTCCGAGACGAACTCGTTTAGCGGCGTCATCGCCGACGCGCTACTCGAAACGGTCAAATTGTCCGGCGAttgtctcgtcgccgtttggCGACGACTTCATCTCGGCTGGATCAATTTCAATTGGTTCTTTCATCCGTCCGTTCCGAGCGCCTATTTcgttgaaatcgatttgTCCGACAATCGACTTGACAGCATACCGGGCGAGCTGTTGAGCGGCGGTTTGCCCATGCTTCAGCGATTGAATTTGTCGCACAATCGATTGAAGGAGTTTCCCAAGCAGAAACGATGCATCAGTATGACGCCGAAtgagccgtcgccgtcgttgtgCGGAGAGGTCGACGCCGAGTCCGATAGCTCCTACTCCCAAGAGCCGCCTCTACTCGCAATGAG actCACCGATCTCGACGTTTCCTTCAACAATCTAATCAACGTTCCCGGCTATCTGTTCCATTTTCCCGAACTCGTCAATCTCAATCTATCGCGCAATCGTCTCGCGACGCTCGAACCCGcagcgccgtcgacgagaaacgaagTGCTCAGCATTCTCTCCATCGACAGCAGCGACAAATCGTTCTTAGAAAGCGATCCGTCGTCTCTCGAACAGACGCCCCAGCCGCCGTCACCGAGTATAGTAGTCAACGCAGACGTTCACGGCCCCGCCGAACTGCCATCGCCGGAGGAAGAacgaacggcggcggcggcggcggcgaagagagAAGTCGATTCGGCGAATCCGGCAGATTCGACAAGCGttccgacgtcggcgtcgttgccGTATCGGTGGCTGTGTCTTCGGCttcaaaaaatcgacgtgTCGCATAATTTTTTAACGGCATTGCCGAACGATGTCTGCCAGTTGCGAGCGCTGCGAAAATTCCGCGTGAATCACAATCACCTTCGATCAATACCTCCCGTGTGGAGGACTTGTCGAAAACTG ATTGAATTTAAGGCGTCcgtgaattttcttcaaacgaCGCCCGACTTTTTAATCGGCATCTGCCCGTCGTGGCGGCACACAGTCAAATCAGTCGATTTATCGAATAACAAGCTGACCGACTTTCCGTCGGAACTTTGCCTTCTCGAAGCGCTAGAATTGCTCGATCTTTCCGGCAACTacttgacgtcgttgccgaACACGATTAAATGGACGGCGCCGTACATGTCGTGCCTTCGTCTCGCTCACAACTTCTTCGGCTCGCCTACGCCGATATtgggaaaagaagacgagaacggcgacgtaagcggcgaaagcgacgaaaacgacgacgaagacgacgacgacgatgacgacgatgacgacgacttcaCTCGCAGTCTCGATTTTCCGAAGGGAATGTCGCTCGGCCATTCGATGATGCCGTCTCAACGCCGTCagacgtcgttcgaacgcGAGCGTTCGCCGAGAtttggacgtcgtcgcgcgagcagcgaatcgtcgtcgggcgTCGCCGCGGCGCGAGCTCGAATCAAAATACAATCGCTTCACGAATtcgttgcgacgtcgacgtcgccgtcgtcgacgttgaggaggaagaaagaggaggagaagaagaagaaggcggagaaaggcgagaaagCGAAGCCGTTTTTTCGAGCCGAACTCGATTTGGATATCggcgagaaggagaagagttTTTATTTGCCGTCGACTCTGAGCGGATTGAAGACGCTCGATATTTCGTATAATCGTTTCGCCGACTTTCCCTTGTGCGTCTGTCATTTGCCTGTTCTGGAGCAACTCGACTTGTCGGG GAATTCGGCTATACGGCGATTGCCACTCGAACTGTCGTGGAATTCGAATTTGTGGTGGGTGCTCGTGAACGATTTGAACGTCAATTTTCCGCCAGAACTTATCGAGACAAGCC ACGGTCGCGACGTTCGATTGGCTGCCAAGAAGACGTTGAAGTATTTGAGCAAGGAATTACGTCACGAACAGACGGACTActtcgtcaaagtcgtcgttgtcggcaACAAG GGATGCGGAAAAACGTctgtcgtcgacgccttTTGCAGTCCACGAGCAAGTGTGGCGCAGCCCGTGGCGCCGTCTCAGCCAGGAGCAAAGTTTCACAGCTTAACCATTTACCGACGAGGCGAAATTCGCTCTCAAAAG GATACCGACGAAAAGCTCGAATGTCTCGTATGCGACGTTACAG ACAGGAACGTTTACAATGCCGTcaagtcgacgtttttctcgtcgcgcACCGTTCACGTCATCGTCTGGGACATGCGAACGGGCGACCAAGGTTTCGGATCGATCCAAGACTGGATTCAAGAAATTCCA ATTCCTCGCCAACATTCCGAACCGCTTTCGCCCGTCTACATCGTCGGAacgcacgacgacgcgctgaCAAGAGAACAGCGGCTTCGTCTCCGCCAAGGCATCGATCACGGCATCGTGCCGCTTTATCGGCGACAAATCTGcagcgagaacgtcgtctttatGTCGTGCCTGTCGCGACAGATGTGGCGAACGGCGGAAAAACTGCGCAGTCTCATCTACGAAattggacgaagacgatgctCGCAACTGCCGCAA GTTCCTAGAGCGTACATTCAGCTGCGACGCACTTTCAAGGTTAGATGCGCTACATTGGCCGTGAGGAAAGAACGTCCGTTTATGATTCGAACGTCGGCCGTTTGCGGCGTGATCGAGAGCCTCCCCGCTTCAGAACTCAAGTGGGTTAGGGAGATTCCGAGAG CGATCGAATATCTGCAATCGTGCGTCGTCCTCGTGCATTTCAACGATTCCCTCGACGATCTCAACGCCTACTGCTtggtcgacgtcgaacgtctGTGCAGCAAAATCGGCGACTTGTTGacgtccgtcgtcgccgacgtcgatcatCGGAACGCGGGCATTCTTCGCTTCGACAGCGTCTCCGAGCGCCTCTGCGACGATCATCTCGACAGCGAAGGCATTTTGacatttcttcgttttctcgagAAAATGGGAATCGTCTATCCGACGGGCTTCAAATCGTATCTCCTCCCGAGCATACTTCCCGACGTCAAACCGCGAATAGGACCGGACGCCTATTATCGGAACGTCAAcgagccgacgtcgacgacgtcgtcgttgccgcgaTGGCGAACCGATTCCGTCGAAGCCCAGCCTGCTCACTTGCAACGATTTTCTACCGTCGAGCGCGTCTACGTTCTGCCGTCGATGCCGTCGGATTTTTTTAGTCATCTCGTCGCTCGAATCAAGTCGAGTTATCGTCGATGGAAGCTGTCGCATttggagaacgacgacgcgtcgacgattcggcgcgatcgtcgtcgaagcacgcgcgcgcgatcgtATCTCGGCGCCTTTCACGATCGTCTCTTCTTGCAGGAGCAGAACGAGTATGattacgacgacggcggcggcggcggcgacgacgacgacgacatgaAGTGTTGGAAGCACGGGCTCGCCGCCTTTCACGACGCCGGCTattttcgcgtcgaacgcgtaATCGGCTTTCACGGCTACGGGAGACacgtcgatctcgacgccgttcaCATCACCGTGTTTCAGGATTTTTCCGCGCTCTGCTACGTCATCGATCAGATCGAGACGCTGATACGCGACTGGTTTCCAC aATTTAGTGCTGCCTGCGAAATCGGCAATTCGGCTTCCCTcaaacgtctcgtcgtcaatccGCTCTGTTCCAACGACTTGACACCGATTTCCGTTGTCAACTCCAAACGGGCTCAACGTCGCGTCTcctcgacgaatttctccgACGCCGATCCCCTACTGAAATCGAGTTTCTTCACCGTCGAACAGTGCTGTCTCGCTTGGCTCAACGATGACTCGATCGCTTGTCCGAAAACGGGAAAACATCTCGCTCTAAAGACTCTCATACCGGACGTACTTCTCATGGACGTTCCCggccgattcgtcgtctctggCGCCGAACTCGACTTCGAACCGACGGCGGAGACGTGCATTGGAtacggcggcgaaggcgacgtttttcgcaATGCGTTTCGAGGCCAAACGATCGCTGTAAAAGTTTACCGTACGGtaagtggcggcggcggcggcggccaaaagacgacgtcgccgttttcgacgagagtcGTCATGAGCGGATCTTCGGATTTCTTTCTCcgaagcggcgacgcgacgacggcgcgcgtGAATCTTTTTCAGATGTCGAgtgccgacgtcgacgtcgacgacgacgccgccgccgccgtcgcgcagTTCTCGCGTCTTCACGAGTCGGCGAACGAGCTCGCGgcgcgacgaagtcgtctcTCCATTCAACCGCCGCCGATCGATAAAATGGACGGCACGTTGAAGCGCGCAATGCGCGGATCGGCGGTCGCCGACGCCTTCTGGCAACTTCGTCGCGAGGTGACCGTTCTTCGTCAACTTCGTCATCCGTGCGTCGTTCCCCTCATTGGTCTCTGCGTTCGTCCCCTatgtcttcttctcgaatGGGCTCCGCTCGGCTCGCTCagcgtcgttcttcgtcgattttcgccgccgagcgGCGTGCCCGTCGTCACGAGCGAAGGCGTTCTCGGACGCGTTCTCACGTACAAGATCGCCTATCAAGTGGCGCACGCCTTGCAGCATCTTCACCGTCATCGCGTCGTTTATCTCGATCTGAAGGCGGCCAACGTTCTTCTCTAtacgttcgacgtcgacgcgctcgtcAACGTGAAAATCACCGATTACGGCATCGCTCAGCTCATGGTGCCGGGCGGCATCAAGGGAACGGTCGGAACGCCGGGATTCCAAGCGCCCGAAATCATTATACAAACGAAAAGCAGCACCGTATTCGATCAAAAG gtcgacgttttctcctaCGCGATGTTCGTCTCCGAGCTTCTCGTCGGTCGTCGTCCGTGGGCGAACACGCACTACTCCGCTCTCGAGCTGCCGGAAAAGATTGCGCGCGGCGAACGGCCTCCGTTgcccgacgacgattcgttcaATCAACTCGTGAGTCTCGTCAAATTGGCGTGGGAGCAggaaggacgtcgacgaccggcggcggcgaaaatcgtcgccaagATGAAAGATCCCGCCTTCGTTATGCAACATCGTCGACTCGCCGTTCCGCGACTGgacggaaacgtcgccgtatgcgccgtcgtcgccgttccgcCGTCGACTATCGAAGACGCTTTCGATCCGAAGGAGAACGAGCGTTTTCTCGACaaacgttcgacgaacgacggcggcggcgggacgAAAAACGGCGATGAGGGCGTCTTGAACGGTTACGGCGAAAATCGCGTCGACTCCGTCCTGTGGGTGATCACCGGAAAAGACGACAATCGGCGActcagcgtcgtcgacgccaatACGGGGAAATTCTACGCGAAAGATTCGTCTTTCGTcggaaaagaagtcgtcgcctTGACGGCCGTGGGAGGTTGTCAAGTGTGGATTGGATTCGCCGAGGCTGAGCTTTGGGTGTACAGTTCCAGCATGGTCGGATCTCTCTACGCGACGTGGGAGTTTCTCTGGAAAAATCGCCTCGACAGCTCCGTCAAAACGATCCTCAGTCAGACCTGGGAGCAAACCGGCGCGTCATCTAGCGAT TCTTCGTGGCAAGaacgcgttctcgtcgcttgTGGCGATGGCACGTTGGCCGTGTTTTACGGCTCCGACACGAAGAGCAGGAAGagttccgtcgccgcctccgcGACGCGCGACTTCGATTTCGCGCACGCAGATCGTAGCGACTCGATGACCCAACGAAAACGCGTGCGTCAAGGACTGACGGAATCGTGGGTCAAagcccgtcgacgcgaagcgaGAGAAGCGAAGAATTTGCCGCTGATCGAAGACAAGCATTTCAGCTGGGAACGCGTCAACTtgcgcgtcgttcgatctGAAGAAGACTCCGTCACTtgcatgacgacgacagcgaacGGCGACATTTGGTGCGGCGCCGGCTGGACGATGTGCGTTCTCGCCACCGATGTCGACCAGATTTCGAAATTGGCGTGCGTCGCTCGCATTCCAGCGCGCGGATTCATTGGCCAACTCGTCTGCCTGTCCGAGCACGTGTGGGCCGTCGACAAGCAGCAGCCGCTTCTGTGGGCCTACAACGTCTCGACGCACGAGCTCAAGTGCGTCGTCGATTGTTCTCGCATGGCggccgacgacgtttttcccgccgccgctccgTGTATAATCCAAGTggaagaaacgtcgtcacACGGCagaggcggcgacggcgaagagtcGGGACaacgcgcgtcgacgcttccGCGTTTTACGCAGAGGGAAGCGGCGCTGACGACAGAATCGACGGCAAAGGCGACAACGCCGCGACGCGAACAGGGATCGTCCGCGCTCGACGCCCTACACGCCGTCGCGTCCGGCGCCGACGTCATAAGCTTGAACGATTCCATATTGAACGATGAGGtcgagagacgacgtcgtcggttaGACGACGCTGCCGTGTCCGATCCGAATATTCAatcgattgtcgtcgttcgcgataCCATTTGGATCGGGCGGCGAGGCGGCGATATTTTGATACTCGACGGCAACGTTGACGTGCCGAGAGTGTTGACCTGTCTCGTACCCGAACGGACGAGTCTTCTTTACGGCTGTCCCGTTCAGTCGCTCACCGTTTTGTCGACGGGTTTAGTTGTCGCTTGTCGCGAGGCGCGGGACGAGGAGCGATACAGCCGCGACAGTTTGCCGTCGAGGATTTTTGACGATTATTACTGCGTCGAGTCTAGCTGGAGCGACCTAGACAAAGACGTTAGCTTGGACGTTTGGTTGGCGTGGGGCGCCAAAGAGCTGGCATGGCTGCGCGGCATGCAAAGGCAGCTTGACGACAATGAGGACGTTGCATGA